In Pirellulales bacterium, the following proteins share a genomic window:
- a CDS encoding YqgE/AlgH family protein — protein MSSLQGHLLIAAPQLLDPNFLRTVVLMVQHSSEGALGLVLNRPTTATIKQAWEQVRDTGCVRDDLLRWGGPCQGPLTALHITPQLADIEVLETALFFCGEPDKLTTLVDEPTYQARFFVGYAGWGPGQLESEMEQGGWLTMPARPEHVFSDDTDLWQHALKQVAQGQLLSAIKVKHVPPDPSLN, from the coding sequence ATGAGTTCCCTGCAGGGTCATCTACTGATCGCCGCGCCCCAACTGCTCGATCCGAACTTCCTGCGGACCGTGGTGCTGATGGTGCAACATTCGTCCGAAGGCGCCCTGGGCCTCGTGCTCAATCGCCCCACCACGGCTACCATCAAGCAGGCCTGGGAACAGGTGCGCGACACCGGCTGCGTGCGCGACGATCTGCTCCGCTGGGGTGGACCCTGCCAGGGACCGCTGACGGCGCTCCACATCACACCGCAACTGGCCGACATCGAAGTCCTCGAGACGGCCCTCTTCTTCTGCGGCGAACCCGACAAGCTCACCACCCTGGTCGACGAGCCAACCTACCAGGCTCGCTTCTTCGTGGGCTACGCCGGTTGGGGCCCCGGCCAGCTCGAGTCGGAGATGGAACAAGGGGGCTGGCTCACCATGCCGGCCAGGCCCGAACACGTCTTCAGCGACGACACAGACCTGTGGCAGCACGCGCTGAAACAAGTGGCCCAAGGGCAGCTACTGTCAGCGATCAAGGTAAAGCACGTCCCGCCCGATCCTTCGCTGAATTAG